A window of Chthoniobacterales bacterium genomic DNA:
TCCGGCTTTCATTTCTTCCGCCGCGGCATCCTCCGCGAACCAGCAGCCGATTGGTCCGCCCGGGCGGAACACATTCTGTCCGTCGTGAAAATACAGCACCGGAAAGCGCGCTTCGCCGTCGTCATAGCCCGGCGGCAGCCAGACTCGCAACTCGCGCGAAGGAATGGCTGCGTCATCGGAGTCCACCCTCAAAGTCTCGATCCGTTCCCCCGCCAAAGCATTCGCCGCCAGCAAAACCATGAGGTGAAGCGTTGCCATGCTCCGCGGGGGCCGCTGCATCCTCATCACGGGTCTCCTCTGTGCCCCTTGCACTATCTGCGGTCAATCTCTTCTTATTGCGCACACACAAAGGACCCCGCACGTCACCGGCAGATGCCGCCGGAATACAGGGAACTAAGCGATTCCCAGCACACAAGGCGGAAGAGCCGTGCGAGACAAGCGACGGGAAAACACAGACAAAGATTGACCGGGACCCGCGATCCGCCTGCCATCAGAACGATGAATCCTTGGATCCTTGCCGCAAGGCCCCGCACTTTGGGTGCAGGCATTATTCCCGTGCTTGCCGGAGCGGCGCTGGCGTTCGCTGCGGGCATGTTTGATCCCGTCACCACAGCCTTGATTGTCGCGTGTGCCGTCCTGATCCAAATCGCGACAAATTACTTCAATGACGCCATCGATCATGCCAAGGGCGCCGATGCCTCCGGCCGCATCGGCCCGGTGCGGGTCACATCCGCCGGCCTGCTTCCGGCCCCGGACGTGATGCGCGCCGGCGCGGCGTGCCTCGCGCTCGCCGTGCTATTTTCCATTCCACTCGTCGTGCGGGGCGGATGGCCGATTGTCGCCATAGGCGCTCTTTCCATGCTTTTCGCTTACGCTTACACGGGCGGGCCTTTCCCGTTGGCCTACCTCGGGCTCGGCGAAATCTTCGTGGTCCTTTTCTTCGGCCTTGTCGCGGTGGCGGGCACCTTTTACCTCAACACGCTCGAACTTTCGCCCGCGGCACTCCTGGCCGGACTGCAAATCGGACTCCACTCCAGCGTGCTGCTCG
This region includes:
- a CDS encoding 1,4-dihydroxy-2-naphthoate polyprenyltransferase — encoded protein: MNPWILAARPRTLGAGIIPVLAGAALAFAAGMFDPVTTALIVACAVLIQIATNYFNDAIDHAKGADASGRIGPVRVTSAGLLPAPDVMRAGAACLALAVLFSIPLVVRGGWPIVAIGALSMLFAYAYTGGPFPLAYLGLGEIFVVLFFGLVAVAGTFYLNTLELSPAALLAGLQIGLHSSVLLAVNNLRDIESDRAAHKRTLAARFGLVFARRENATLILAPFVLGILWLPLGCFWAFMLPLITLPHAWWLTRACLEAQPDRSVNQLLAQAAALHAVFGLLLAAGFIIP